One window of the Pseudarthrobacter sp. ATCC 49987 genome contains the following:
- a CDS encoding long-chain-fatty-acid--CoA ligase: protein MEHTDQQPWVKNYQPGVPAEIELPTESLTAMLERSVAEARTAPALEFFGRRTSYTELGEQVDRAAEGLRRLGVRAGDRVALILPNCPQHVVAFYAVLRLGAVVVEHNPLYTSRELRHQFEDHQARVVITWDKAAAAIRDFPSDIEIDHVVSVNLLAAFPAVKRLALHLPVKKLRESREALTGPAPGTTPWKELLSHGRIDPGHPRPAVNDLAAIQYTSGTTGRPKGAMLTHFNLYSNALQGEAWMHGAEYRKEVFYAILPMFHAFGMTLYLTYGIRKQGLLVLFPKFDPDLVLEAMKKSPATVYCAVPPIYERTAMAAKEKGISLRSCKYCISGAMNLPDHVVELWESVSGGLLVEGYGMTESSPVALGNPFHPTRRNGTIGVPFPSTRMKVVSLDDPDVDVAPGQPGELLLKGPQVFQGYWNNPEETAKTLTADGWLRTGDVVTVDEDGFTTIVDRAKELIITGGFNVSPTEVEAVLRLHPDVKDAAVVGKPLERGGEMVVAAVELEPGTMLDEDSLRGHCREHLAGYKVPKRIVAIPDMPRSMLGKILRKQVREQVLPTL from the coding sequence ATGGAGCACACTGACCAGCAGCCCTGGGTGAAGAACTACCAGCCGGGTGTCCCGGCCGAGATCGAATTGCCCACGGAATCCCTTACCGCGATGCTGGAGCGGTCTGTGGCCGAGGCCCGTACCGCCCCCGCGCTGGAGTTTTTCGGGCGCCGCACCAGCTACACCGAACTCGGTGAACAGGTCGACCGGGCAGCGGAGGGCCTGCGCAGGCTCGGCGTCCGCGCCGGCGACCGTGTGGCCCTGATATTGCCGAACTGCCCGCAGCACGTGGTCGCGTTCTACGCGGTGCTGCGCCTCGGCGCCGTCGTCGTCGAACACAACCCGCTGTACACCTCGCGGGAACTCCGCCACCAGTTCGAAGACCACCAGGCCCGCGTCGTCATTACCTGGGACAAGGCCGCGGCGGCCATCCGTGACTTCCCGTCCGACATCGAGATCGACCACGTCGTCTCGGTCAATCTCCTGGCGGCGTTCCCCGCCGTCAAGCGCCTTGCCCTGCACCTGCCGGTAAAGAAACTGCGGGAGTCCCGCGAGGCGCTGACCGGCCCCGCGCCGGGAACGACCCCGTGGAAGGAACTCCTCAGCCACGGCCGCATCGATCCGGGACACCCCCGTCCCGCGGTCAATGACCTCGCCGCAATCCAGTACACCTCGGGAACCACGGGCCGTCCCAAGGGCGCCATGCTCACCCACTTCAACCTGTACTCCAACGCCCTGCAGGGTGAAGCGTGGATGCACGGGGCCGAATACCGCAAGGAAGTCTTCTACGCGATCCTGCCGATGTTCCATGCCTTCGGCATGACGCTCTACCTTACCTACGGCATCCGCAAGCAGGGCCTGCTGGTTCTCTTCCCCAAGTTCGACCCGGACCTGGTGCTGGAGGCCATGAAGAAATCGCCCGCCACGGTCTACTGCGCGGTCCCGCCGATCTACGAGCGCACCGCCATGGCCGCGAAGGAGAAGGGCATCTCGCTCCGGTCCTGCAAATACTGCATCTCCGGCGCCATGAACCTTCCTGACCATGTCGTGGAACTGTGGGAGTCGGTCTCCGGCGGGCTGCTGGTGGAAGGCTACGGGATGACCGAGTCCTCGCCGGTTGCGCTGGGCAACCCCTTCCACCCGACGCGCCGCAACGGCACGATCGGCGTGCCGTTCCCGTCGACCCGGATGAAGGTCGTCAGCCTGGACGATCCCGACGTGGACGTGGCGCCGGGCCAGCCGGGGGAGTTGCTGCTGAAAGGCCCGCAGGTGTTCCAGGGTTACTGGAACAACCCGGAGGAAACAGCGAAGACCCTCACCGCTGACGGCTGGCTGCGGACCGGCGACGTCGTGACCGTGGACGAGGACGGATTCACCACGATCGTTGACCGGGCGAAGGAGCTCATCATCACCGGCGGTTTCAACGTCTCACCCACCGAGGTGGAGGCGGTGCTGCGCCTGCACCCGGACGTCAAGGACGCCGCCGTCGTCGGCAAGCCACTCGAGCGGGGCGGCGAGATGGTGGTCGCCGCCGTCGAACTCGAGCCGGGCACCATGCTGGACGAGGACTCCCTCCGCGGGCACTGCCGCGAGCACCTGGCCGGCTACAAGGTCCCCAAACGGATCGTTGCCATCCCGGACATGCCGCGGTCGATGCTCGGCAAAATCCTGCGGAAGCAGGTTCGCGAGCAGGTGCTGCCGACGCTATGA
- a CDS encoding S8 family peptidase codes for MFSHVRHPGSSRHPALAAAGPRQDPGNAAPPPKIGTRVRSFVGGLAALSLAVAGVLVAAVPATAAEQEQSYIVVLKDDVVDPGAAAAAQQGSYGLTVSTVYRDAVNGYAATMTPSEAARLAADPGVDFVTVAREFQKPKDPSPSTQVAPKWWKRIGGTPPGERKHHGPRDPVDVNVAVIDSGIDGTHPDLNVRGGIDCSTGTPVTVTPTDKVGHGTFVAGVIGAKENKQGVIGAAPGTPLWSVRVVNDADVITEEMLICAIDWVTATRKDKDPNNDIEVANISIGGPGADTSNCGKGTDPMHYAICRSVKAGVAYAVAAGNSGEDIANFVPATYDEVLTATAMADFDGKPDGLASPVCGAEDWSKIGQLDDRPAFFSNYASEPKDKAHTVAAPGVCVSSTSPEPAGYAVAHGTSFASPAVAGSLALCISEGECEGSGKALMSQFLDLTAAYNKEHRGFGFEGDPLRPIKGQYYGYLAQIAGY; via the coding sequence ATGTTCAGCCACGTCCGCCATCCGGGATCATCACGACATCCAGCGCTTGCAGCCGCAGGGCCACGCCAAGATCCCGGCAACGCCGCTCCACCGCCCAAAATCGGGACACGGGTTCGGTCCTTCGTCGGCGGCCTCGCAGCGCTGAGCCTGGCCGTGGCCGGAGTCCTCGTCGCAGCCGTCCCCGCAACCGCGGCCGAGCAGGAACAAAGCTACATTGTGGTGCTGAAGGACGACGTCGTTGACCCCGGCGCCGCGGCCGCAGCCCAGCAGGGCAGCTACGGCCTAACCGTTTCCACGGTCTACCGCGACGCCGTGAACGGGTACGCCGCCACGATGACGCCCTCTGAGGCGGCCCGCCTAGCTGCCGACCCGGGCGTTGACTTCGTCACCGTAGCCAGGGAATTCCAGAAGCCCAAGGACCCGTCTCCCAGCACCCAGGTCGCGCCGAAGTGGTGGAAGAGGATTGGCGGCACTCCCCCTGGCGAACGCAAACACCACGGACCCCGGGACCCAGTGGACGTCAACGTGGCCGTGATCGACAGCGGCATCGACGGCACCCACCCGGACCTCAATGTGCGCGGCGGCATCGACTGCTCCACCGGCACCCCGGTCACGGTGACCCCCACGGACAAAGTTGGGCACGGGACCTTCGTGGCCGGTGTGATCGGCGCCAAAGAAAACAAACAGGGCGTGATCGGGGCTGCCCCGGGAACCCCGCTGTGGTCCGTACGCGTGGTGAATGACGCAGATGTGATCACGGAAGAAATGCTCATCTGCGCCATCGACTGGGTGACGGCGACGCGCAAGGACAAGGACCCAAACAACGACATTGAGGTGGCCAACATCAGCATCGGCGGCCCGGGCGCCGACACCTCCAATTGCGGCAAGGGCACGGACCCGATGCACTACGCCATCTGCCGCTCGGTCAAGGCCGGGGTCGCCTACGCCGTGGCGGCCGGAAACTCCGGTGAAGACATCGCCAACTTTGTTCCTGCCACCTACGACGAGGTGCTCACCGCCACGGCGATGGCGGACTTCGACGGCAAGCCGGACGGACTCGCGTCCCCGGTCTGCGGGGCCGAGGACTGGTCCAAGATCGGCCAGTTGGATGACCGGCCGGCCTTCTTCTCCAACTACGCCAGCGAACCCAAGGACAAAGCCCATACTGTCGCAGCCCCCGGGGTCTGCGTCTCCTCCACGTCCCCGGAGCCGGCAGGCTATGCGGTGGCCCATGGAACCAGTTTCGCCAGCCCCGCCGTCGCCGGCTCGCTGGCGCTGTGCATCAGTGAAGGGGAGTGTGAGGGCTCGGGCAAGGCCCTGATGTCACAGTTCCTGGATCTGACCGCCGCATACAACAAGGAGCACCGCGGCTTCGGTTTCGAAGGCGACCCACTCCGCCCGATCAAGGGGCAGTACTACGGATATCTGGCCCAGATCGCGGGGTACTGA
- a CDS encoding glycosyltransferase family 2 protein, with protein MIEVGNEFVVAIEDAGLDIAPSMGTEAVPDWPGALWVGAVDLDTLAGCTHLRLQDSVGYHRARLLVRSGPSVRGFIDVDAPGGVLDRGVLESAAASLPATAVSQTSSTPSITVIVCTRDRAALLRGAIAAILRLDYPNFDVIVVDNGASTDETRDMVRDEFQDPRLILISEPRPGLSRARNAGLRRARGDIVAFTDDDVVVDEFWLRGIASGFEQAPDVACVTGLVPAGELRSAAQGYFDERVNWSKIVAPKVFSMADPPADLPTFPFCPGAFGTGANFALDRRTALALGAFDPALGVGTRTCGGEDIDMFTRVILGGHSLVVQPSAIVWHRHRAELEDLIVQVSGYGKGLGSWLTKILLNPQTARMAIARSPQGALHFLRNARNHSRGQNAAITTATAPRDPRIAKALRTELVSVARGPLNYLLERRSGKT; from the coding sequence GTGATTGAAGTCGGAAACGAGTTTGTGGTGGCAATCGAGGACGCAGGCCTGGACATTGCTCCTTCGATGGGAACCGAGGCCGTCCCTGACTGGCCCGGCGCCCTGTGGGTCGGAGCCGTCGATCTTGATACCCTCGCGGGCTGCACCCACCTGAGGCTCCAGGATTCCGTGGGCTACCACCGCGCACGCCTACTGGTGCGCAGCGGACCGTCAGTGCGCGGGTTCATCGACGTCGACGCTCCAGGCGGTGTCCTGGACCGTGGCGTCCTTGAGTCTGCCGCGGCGTCACTGCCGGCGACCGCAGTATCCCAGACGTCGTCGACGCCTTCAATCACTGTGATTGTGTGCACGCGGGACCGCGCGGCCCTGCTGCGCGGCGCGATCGCCGCGATCCTGCGCCTCGACTACCCGAACTTCGACGTCATCGTTGTGGACAATGGCGCAAGCACTGACGAAACCCGCGACATGGTCCGTGATGAGTTTCAGGACCCCCGCTTGATCCTGATTTCCGAGCCCAGGCCGGGGCTGTCCAGGGCGCGCAACGCCGGCTTGCGGCGTGCGCGCGGGGACATCGTCGCGTTCACGGATGACGACGTCGTAGTGGACGAGTTCTGGCTGCGGGGAATCGCATCCGGCTTTGAACAGGCCCCTGATGTTGCCTGCGTGACAGGACTGGTTCCTGCGGGCGAGTTGCGGTCGGCCGCCCAGGGCTACTTCGACGAGCGTGTCAACTGGTCCAAGATCGTGGCGCCTAAAGTCTTTTCCATGGCGGATCCGCCGGCCGACCTGCCGACGTTCCCGTTCTGCCCGGGGGCCTTCGGCACCGGGGCGAACTTCGCGCTCGATCGACGCACCGCCCTGGCGCTGGGAGCTTTTGACCCGGCCCTCGGCGTCGGGACACGCACCTGTGGCGGCGAGGACATCGACATGTTCACCCGGGTCATCCTCGGCGGGCATTCCCTGGTTGTCCAGCCTTCAGCGATTGTCTGGCACCGCCACCGGGCAGAACTGGAAGACCTCATTGTTCAGGTCAGCGGTTATGGCAAAGGTCTGGGATCGTGGCTGACCAAGATCCTCTTGAACCCGCAAACGGCACGAATGGCCATCGCCCGGAGCCCGCAAGGCGCGCTGCATTTCCTCAGAAACGCCCGCAACCATTCCCGTGGGCAGAACGCGGCGATTACGACGGCGACGGCGCCCCGCGACCCGCGCATCGCGAAGGCCCTGCGGACAGAACTTGTCTCAGTGGCGCGAGGACCACTGAACTACCTTCTTGAGCGCCGGTCGGGAAAGACATAG
- a CDS encoding glycosyltransferase, producing MRLLYITESVPNRDPVFGDGSSMIPYEILRNLPADVDVTLLTFSGPVGLPDEVRSRCAAVHVLTPRSRAAALMRSFAGLNGVGKHQRSTAEAVSTAVRLSARSDATLIHGPHALFLARHVQGPVVLQTVDPWSIRAGMDTAIAGRLRPAYRARERQALRAERRLPARARLLTVGSQDAIEWSQRLARPVRSIPNGAEQARRPAARQSGPVVCFVGSLNYGPNIDSVKVLIGKIAPLVWEKVPDARFVLAGRRPEPEVLALAGPRVEVLANVPSVLDVFQSADVAAFPDEHGVGIRNSVREALAAGLPVVATPVAAREQDPHPLLTIEPDSGNFAEHVVNRLTGPRPEHAERDAGPVRTWQTVTQEYLDELRSAIHPGSAGLALGSSPA from the coding sequence ATGAGGCTTCTGTACATCACAGAAAGTGTGCCCAACCGGGACCCCGTCTTCGGTGACGGCAGCTCGATGATTCCTTATGAGATTCTGCGGAATCTTCCAGCCGACGTGGACGTGACCCTGCTGACGTTTTCGGGCCCGGTCGGCCTTCCGGACGAGGTACGCAGCCGCTGCGCCGCAGTGCACGTCCTGACTCCCCGGAGCCGCGCTGCTGCGCTGATGCGGTCATTTGCTGGCCTGAACGGCGTCGGAAAGCACCAACGTTCCACTGCGGAGGCCGTTTCGACCGCTGTCAGGCTGTCAGCCCGGAGCGATGCCACCCTGATCCACGGTCCACACGCCCTTTTTCTCGCCCGCCACGTGCAGGGACCGGTTGTCCTGCAGACAGTGGACCCCTGGTCGATCCGGGCCGGGATGGACACCGCCATCGCGGGGCGCCTGCGGCCGGCGTACCGGGCACGGGAGCGTCAGGCGCTGCGGGCCGAGCGGCGCCTGCCCGCACGGGCGCGCCTTCTCACGGTGGGCTCACAGGACGCCATTGAATGGTCTCAACGCCTGGCACGGCCGGTGCGGAGCATCCCGAACGGAGCCGAGCAGGCCCGCCGTCCCGCCGCCCGACAGTCCGGCCCAGTGGTCTGCTTTGTCGGCAGCCTGAACTACGGACCTAATATCGATAGCGTGAAGGTCCTGATCGGCAAGATCGCCCCCCTGGTATGGGAAAAGGTCCCGGATGCAAGGTTTGTCCTCGCCGGCCGCCGCCCCGAGCCTGAAGTCCTCGCGCTGGCCGGGCCCCGGGTGGAGGTCCTGGCGAATGTGCCGTCCGTCCTCGACGTCTTCCAGTCCGCCGATGTGGCAGCGTTCCCCGACGAACATGGGGTCGGCATCCGGAACTCGGTCCGCGAAGCGCTGGCTGCGGGACTTCCCGTGGTTGCCACGCCGGTCGCAGCCCGGGAGCAGGACCCTCATCCTTTGCTGACCATTGAGCCGGACTCGGGCAACTTTGCTGAACACGTCGTCAACCGGCTGACGGGGCCACGGCCGGAGCACGCGGAGCGTGACGCCGGTCCCGTCAGGACCTGGCAGACGGTCACGCAGGAGTACTTGGACGAGCTGCGCAGCGCGATCCATCCCGGCAGCGCCGGCCTTGCGCTTGGAAGCTCGCCGGCATGA
- a CDS encoding glycoside hydrolase family 16 protein, with product MVAVVVATAVVVAAGLFFSRGPDPSDMPVGDLPGWKQTGAQDFNTPARLGQVGDVYGPDMRGYHDLEDTSGQGLYTPDSVLSVKDGKLDYYLHTKGRTPRVASIVPFGYAGQTYGRYSIRFRSDSLPGYKIAFMLWPTSDDWLEGEIDWPEGELNGKMYGVSAIKDSPLKGPDRFDPSTRYYSRTDATEWHVATTEWTPGKVKWFWDGEFVGKTTIPEGVPTTNMRLTLQAETKDGADQSSPKPETAGHLEVDWVVQYAYAP from the coding sequence GTGGTCGCGGTCGTCGTCGCAACTGCGGTGGTCGTCGCGGCGGGCTTGTTCTTCTCGCGGGGACCCGACCCGTCGGACATGCCGGTGGGGGACCTCCCCGGCTGGAAGCAAACCGGCGCCCAGGACTTCAACACTCCGGCCCGGCTGGGCCAAGTGGGTGACGTCTACGGGCCGGACATGCGCGGATACCACGATCTCGAGGACACCTCCGGCCAGGGACTCTACACGCCGGATTCCGTGCTCTCCGTGAAGGATGGAAAACTCGATTACTACCTCCACACGAAGGGCAGGACGCCGCGGGTAGCGAGCATTGTCCCGTTCGGCTACGCCGGTCAGACCTATGGCCGCTACTCCATCCGGTTCCGGTCGGACAGCCTGCCTGGCTACAAAATCGCCTTTATGCTCTGGCCCACAAGCGATGATTGGCTCGAAGGCGAGATTGACTGGCCGGAAGGCGAGCTCAACGGGAAAATGTACGGCGTCTCGGCCATCAAGGATTCTCCGCTTAAAGGGCCGGACCGGTTCGACCCTTCCACGAGGTATTACTCGCGGACCGATGCGACCGAGTGGCATGTGGCGACGACGGAATGGACCCCCGGCAAAGTGAAGTGGTTTTGGGACGGGGAATTCGTCGGCAAGACGACCATTCCCGAAGGTGTCCCCACCACCAACATGCGGCTGACGCTGCAGGCCGAGACGAAGGACGGAGCCGACCAATCGTCACCCAAGCCTGAAACGGCCGGCCACCTGGAAGTCGACTGGGTCGTGCAGTATGCCTACGCGCCTTAG
- a CDS encoding lipopolysaccharide biosynthesis protein: protein MTYAPGELARTGVRGAMWQGLAFASGRIIVLVTTIVLARLLSPEEYGLVALALVLMGYAETIADAGVAQALVYLPRTGVIARSALLISAVLGTLLGLGAFLAAPLIAEIFNLPDVEPLVQVLGISVLATSLGAVPEALLRRDLQFKKLTAAPVIRAATMGTVTLSLAFTGHGAWSLAVGTAAGSVAYAATCWFLVGRSAPWQIWRVRKDALQANLKYGAPVAGSSMLARLIFDIDYLIIGLLLGAHALGYYTLAFRLPEVLILNVFFVLSTVLFPLYAQVRGEPERLRSGYLTSVRIQSLYGVTTGVGLAVVAPVLVPLVFGEKWLDAVLPLVFLALYAAARSLGAGANDVYKAIGRPGLSIWVSLVRLVILLPVLLYATQWGIVGVACAQFVVAVVFACGMQLVAARVIELRARELLRAVAPGLVCGAAVAVAGLGILAAPVLGGVATLVLVVPTAVAVVYAILRFGFKPLHDELVQLVRRR from the coding sequence ATGACGTACGCACCCGGGGAACTGGCCCGGACCGGTGTCCGGGGCGCCATGTGGCAGGGGCTGGCCTTCGCCAGCGGAAGAATCATCGTCCTTGTGACCACCATCGTGCTGGCGCGGCTGCTGTCTCCCGAAGAGTACGGCCTGGTGGCCCTGGCTCTGGTCCTCATGGGCTACGCGGAGACTATTGCCGACGCCGGCGTGGCCCAGGCGCTGGTCTACCTGCCACGCACCGGCGTCATTGCGAGGTCCGCGCTGCTGATCTCCGCAGTGCTGGGCACCCTCCTGGGTCTGGGCGCCTTCCTGGCCGCGCCCCTGATTGCGGAGATCTTCAACCTCCCCGATGTCGAACCCCTGGTCCAGGTCCTGGGGATCTCGGTGCTGGCCACCTCACTCGGCGCCGTTCCCGAGGCCCTGCTGCGGCGCGACCTGCAATTCAAGAAGCTCACGGCGGCTCCGGTCATACGTGCCGCCACGATGGGCACAGTGACACTGAGCCTGGCATTTACCGGCCACGGGGCCTGGTCGCTGGCCGTGGGAACCGCGGCGGGGTCCGTGGCCTACGCAGCGACGTGCTGGTTCCTCGTGGGCAGGAGTGCACCCTGGCAAATCTGGCGCGTGCGCAAAGATGCCCTCCAAGCCAACTTGAAATACGGCGCACCGGTCGCCGGCAGCAGCATGCTGGCCCGGCTGATCTTCGACATCGACTACCTCATCATTGGCCTCCTCCTCGGGGCGCACGCGCTGGGCTACTACACGCTGGCCTTCCGCCTGCCCGAGGTGCTGATCCTCAACGTCTTCTTTGTGCTGTCGACCGTCCTGTTCCCCTTGTACGCCCAGGTACGCGGCGAGCCGGAACGGCTCCGCTCCGGCTACCTGACCAGTGTGCGGATCCAGTCCCTGTACGGGGTCACCACGGGTGTGGGGCTGGCAGTCGTGGCGCCGGTTCTGGTACCGCTGGTCTTCGGCGAGAAGTGGTTGGACGCCGTACTGCCGCTCGTTTTCCTTGCCCTCTACGCCGCGGCCCGCTCCCTGGGCGCCGGCGCCAACGACGTGTACAAGGCCATCGGCCGTCCCGGCCTCTCGATCTGGGTTTCGCTGGTACGGCTCGTTATCCTGCTGCCGGTCCTGCTGTATGCCACCCAGTGGGGCATCGTGGGCGTCGCCTGTGCACAATTCGTCGTCGCGGTGGTGTTCGCCTGCGGCATGCAGCTCGTGGCCGCCCGGGTGATCGAGCTGCGGGCCCGGGAACTGCTCCGTGCTGTAGCGCCCGGTCTGGTCTGCGGCGCGGCCGTGGCAGTAGCGGGACTCGGCATCCTCGCGGCGCCGGTCCTGGGCGGAGTAGCCACCCTGGTCCTGGTTGTCCCCACGGCCGTTGCCGTGGTCTATGCGATTCTGCGCTTCGGTTTCAAGCCCCTGCATGATGAGCTGGTGCAGCTGGTCCGGCGCCGCTGA
- a CDS encoding aminoglycoside phosphotransferase family protein, protein MNFIDSVLREHYGEWELAAFGLGAEWTSVMVTPQFTTSRHVVGLVFAAGARSPSLVVKVPRCPGDNEGVQREAEMLRQLTALSGGRVEGIPHIVATLEVGEHTVLVETALTGAPLDPDKVAGDLAGAVTLGVDFVAALPCTRQGADNRDWYERTVERPLEALAALLPQDAEVSALVDRTHELLGPLRHSTLPAVFEHADLSHPNLLVQADGRLQVMDWERSSLYGIPGHDLIFYLQYLSESSDMAFSRVAQLAAFDKAFGHGGWALTPLREHLALRSVDPELLPLLVIATWARSASTLAYRLASEDVPVPGSAQLRAAVLADRDFWLWRHVVTSGLN, encoded by the coding sequence GTGAACTTCATCGACTCGGTACTCCGCGAGCACTACGGCGAGTGGGAGCTGGCGGCTTTCGGGCTGGGGGCGGAGTGGACCAGCGTTATGGTGACGCCGCAGTTCACCACCTCACGGCACGTTGTGGGCCTGGTCTTCGCGGCCGGCGCCCGCTCACCCAGCCTGGTCGTCAAAGTTCCGCGCTGCCCTGGAGACAATGAAGGCGTCCAACGGGAGGCGGAGATGCTGCGGCAGCTCACCGCACTCAGCGGCGGGCGGGTGGAAGGGATCCCCCACATTGTGGCCACCTTGGAGGTGGGGGAGCACACCGTGCTGGTGGAGACTGCTTTGACCGGAGCCCCGCTGGACCCGGACAAGGTCGCCGGGGACCTGGCCGGCGCGGTCACCCTCGGTGTGGACTTCGTGGCCGCCCTGCCCTGCACCCGGCAGGGGGCGGACAACCGGGACTGGTACGAGCGGACGGTCGAGCGCCCGCTGGAGGCCCTCGCCGCGCTCCTGCCGCAGGACGCCGAGGTGTCCGCGTTGGTCGACCGCACCCACGAACTGCTGGGGCCCCTCCGGCACAGCACACTGCCCGCAGTATTCGAACACGCGGACCTGAGCCATCCAAATCTTCTGGTGCAGGCCGATGGGAGGCTTCAAGTCATGGACTGGGAACGCTCGTCGCTGTACGGCATTCCCGGGCACGACCTCATCTTCTACCTCCAGTACCTCAGTGAATCGTCCGACATGGCGTTTTCCCGGGTCGCCCAGCTGGCGGCGTTCGACAAAGCCTTCGGGCACGGCGGGTGGGCGCTGACGCCACTTCGCGAGCACCTGGCGCTCCGGAGCGTCGATCCGGAGCTGCTCCCGCTGCTCGTGATCGCCACCTGGGCGCGCTCAGCGTCCACGCTGGCCTACCGCCTTGCGAGCGAGGACGTTCCAGTGCCGGGGTCGGCCCAGCTGCGGGCCGCCGTCCTGGCGGACCGCGACTTCTGGCTGTGGCGGCATGTGGTGACCTCCGGCCTGAACTAG
- a CDS encoding Na+/H+ antiporter, translating into MEVALGLLALASVVCAGSALGRKINVSVPLLLVLAGVVGSFLPFVPDIELNPELVLVGLLPPLLYAAVLQTSLFDFGSNRRAIGLLSVGYVIFGTFAVGFVVWWLFPEIPLAAAIALGAVVAPPDAVAATAIARKVGMPRRIVTILEGESLVNDATALVCLRAAIAAIAGTVSAAGLAGGFLLAAGGGLVVGLAAAYVLTQLRKRIRNVAINTTLSLMAPFVAYLPAEAIHASGVLAVVVAGLVMGTKAPSMPNGAARLSQRSNWDTVQFLLENSVFLLIGLQVRTIIEGVQGDSLGAARIWAGCAVILLAVLLLRPVWVFPATYLPRLVPAIRRKDPAPPWQYAAIVSWAGMRGVVTLAAVLVLPADLEHRSVLVLAAMVVVGGTLTLQGFTLPSLVRLLRVQGPDQREDALNQASLMQLATAAGVERLQELRTDADPPEVMAMLKRRTQERGLAAWERLGRPSAEAATPSQRYAHLRLAMLDAERTKVLELRRGGGFPHEVLSSVLDRLDVEESMLDAAVEDLDMPSGGGGEGVAQPGGVCAHLESAPDPGVPAHPYCADCAREGTTPVHLRMCLACGTVGCCDSSPGTHASRHFDATGHPVMRSIEPGEDWRWCYEDDLLG; encoded by the coding sequence ATGGAAGTTGCGCTTGGATTGCTTGCACTCGCGTCGGTGGTTTGCGCGGGCAGCGCTTTGGGCCGGAAGATCAATGTTTCCGTCCCCCTGTTGCTGGTGCTGGCAGGCGTCGTCGGATCCTTCCTGCCGTTTGTTCCCGACATCGAGTTGAACCCCGAACTCGTCCTGGTGGGGTTGCTGCCGCCCCTGCTCTACGCCGCGGTGCTGCAGACCTCACTGTTCGATTTCGGCTCCAACCGGCGCGCCATCGGCCTGCTGTCGGTCGGCTACGTCATCTTTGGCACGTTCGCCGTGGGCTTCGTCGTCTGGTGGCTGTTCCCCGAGATTCCGCTCGCCGCAGCGATTGCCCTTGGCGCCGTCGTCGCACCGCCGGACGCCGTCGCGGCGACTGCCATCGCCCGCAAGGTGGGCATGCCCCGCAGGATCGTCACCATCCTCGAAGGCGAGTCGCTGGTCAACGACGCGACGGCCCTGGTCTGTCTCCGGGCGGCCATCGCCGCCATCGCAGGAACCGTCTCGGCGGCCGGGTTGGCTGGCGGATTCCTGCTCGCGGCCGGCGGCGGGCTGGTGGTGGGACTGGCTGCGGCTTACGTGCTGACCCAGCTGCGCAAGCGGATCCGGAACGTCGCGATCAACACCACCCTGTCCCTGATGGCACCCTTCGTCGCGTACCTCCCGGCGGAGGCGATCCATGCCTCCGGTGTCCTCGCCGTCGTCGTAGCGGGGCTGGTGATGGGCACTAAGGCGCCGTCCATGCCCAATGGCGCGGCCCGGCTGAGCCAGCGCAGCAACTGGGACACGGTGCAGTTCCTGCTGGAGAATTCGGTCTTCCTGCTGATCGGCCTGCAGGTCCGGACCATTATTGAAGGCGTCCAGGGCGACTCGCTGGGGGCCGCCCGGATCTGGGCCGGCTGCGCCGTGATTCTGCTGGCGGTGCTGCTGCTCCGGCCGGTCTGGGTGTTCCCCGCGACCTACCTGCCCCGGCTGGTTCCGGCGATACGGCGGAAGGACCCGGCCCCGCCGTGGCAATACGCCGCCATCGTCTCGTGGGCCGGCATGCGCGGTGTCGTCACCCTCGCGGCGGTGCTGGTGCTGCCCGCGGACCTGGAGCACCGTTCCGTGTTGGTGCTGGCGGCAATGGTGGTGGTCGGCGGAACCCTGACATTGCAAGGCTTCACCCTGCCCTCGCTGGTCCGGCTGCTGCGGGTCCAGGGGCCGGACCAGCGTGAAGATGCCCTGAATCAGGCGTCCCTGATGCAGCTGGCCACGGCGGCCGGGGTGGAACGGCTGCAGGAGCTCCGGACCGACGCCGACCCGCCCGAAGTCATGGCGATGCTCAAGCGGCGGACCCAGGAACGGGGGCTGGCGGCCTGGGAACGTCTTGGTCGGCCCTCGGCGGAGGCGGCGACGCCGAGCCAGCGCTACGCCCACCTGCGGCTGGCGATGCTGGATGCTGAGCGGACGAAGGTGCTGGAGCTGCGGCGCGGCGGCGGGTTTCCGCATGAGGTCCTCAGCTCGGTCCTGGACCGGCTGGACGTTGAGGAATCGATGCTGGACGCGGCGGTGGAGGACCTCGACATGCCCAGCGGCGGCGGCGGCGAGGGCGTTGCCCAGCCGGGCGGAGTGTGCGCGCATCTGGAATCCGCACCGGATCCCGGGGTCCCCGCCCACCCGTACTGTGCGGACTGCGCCCGGGAAGGCACGACGCCGGTCCACCTCAGAATGTGCCTGGCCTGCGGCACCGTGGGGTGCTGTGATTCGTCGCCCGGAACCCATGCCTCCAGGCATTTCGACGCCACCGGCCATCCCGTCATGCGGAGTATCGAACCTGGGGAGGACTGGCGTTGGTGCTACGAGGACGATCTTCTGGGCTGA